TAAAATCccagtgtttttgttgttgtaggtTTTTCAAGTGGGCTTTGGATTGTTGTCTAAAGATTCAAACTTGTAATAATTTAGTTATTGAAGCTCAAAGAGAAACCAGTCATGTTCTAGAGTCTGGTGCTTATGATGTAATGACAAATGTCATAATGATTGGCACTATGGCTTCTGAGTACAATACAAAGATGGCATCTCTCGTTTGAACTGGCACTAATCCGCTGAATGTTAGTAAAAGTAGAAAGCTGTATAACTATTGTTGACTGACCAAAGATTATTTATTCAGAAAACATCAGTTAAATATTATATCCAAAACATGGACACTTCTTCCctcagacccccccccccccaaatgaacATTGACAACTTTATACACTTATAAATGACACTCGGATagatcccaatttcataaagcctgtaagcagaaaAACTTGTTTAGCACCTAAAAgtattgctcaacagaaacaggttaccagccaaaattacatttagtgtacactgttgtgactggttgtgactggtgcccactcaATATtagcttagcaaagaaatttatcaagaagtagtttctgcttaacagctttatgaaattagtccttaatccttgtcatttgattggaggatttaAGGTCACATGATAATTTTAAAATCTGTCGCGTCAGTTGAAAATTGTCAGATTTCAGCATATGCTTATTTGGTGTGTACATCCAGGCTATTTTAAGCCAAATAcgtaattttgaaaattttaaactttatttatttttatagatTCATCTTCCAATCAGATTATATAACAAATAGTGAACATTTATTTGCGCaataatattttattcattGAAAGATGGATTGTTCCATTCAACTCTACCTCACCttgttgaatggaacattccatgtTTCAATCTATGAAAATATTCTCacccattgcactcataaatattcattattTACATCTCATGGTTTTTAACCTTGTTTGGCCGGTTGTTTGCACACCTCAAGGCAAACTGTAATTAGTTCAAGCCGTTAGAAGGTCCACAATTTTATTTATGCGGGGAGTTTGGTCACCGGTCAGAAGAGTTACTAGAATACGAAGTCGGCATTAGCTTCAGAAACAAAGATATGATCAGTATCATATTAATATAATCTGCGAagaaatacataaaaataaaacaattatagaCTGCAGACCCTGGATCTATGTGTTTATTTCTGTTTTAGACCAACAATTCAAGTTATTCCAGAACTATTGAATAGCTATCGtataacttttacaaccatgaTTCCGTTTATGGGAAATTACAgtgttaaggccgagtcacactgcagcgataacgaaaatgatcccgatcatgacgcaaagagaacgcattccattggtttaatgagcgtgtgcgtagtccgcgtggagcaattcaagcAATAGGATGAGTTTTCTTTGCATCTTGATCGTTATCTTTTTCGTTATCGCTCTGTTATCGTTATTGTTTTCGTTactgctgcagtgtgactcggccttatgGCAGTTTTATTAATAAGGCTCTGttcgaattggtggctacagctctGGCTACGACTATTGCTAAGGGTGTTTCcaaggacatcctatacttcaaccCATGATGATGTAGCCGTAGCCATAGTTGTAGCCATCAACTAAGACACAGCCTATGGATAAGGTTAGAACATCAGTCTTAATTTTTGTCTTACTTTAAGTTGTTTTCATTGTATTTGTAAGCTACACTACTCAATCTACACaactatgttttttctttcttattctTGCTTTATTTTCCTAAAACATTGCTTTCATTACACTTAGAATTTCAGTGAAGATGATTTTTTAATATTTCGTGGAATTGTAATGATAGTAATTGTGTCCTTTACAACTGAACAATGTGAGCTGCTCTTTCCAAACTTCGAGACTCATTCCCTGGTTTTGCCTTACTTGTGGAATCCAAACCGAACCAACCATGGTTGGCAAAGAACTCAATTTATCAAAGAAttactaagattcatcttaagttGAGTTTATCACAAAAGTGATTTGTATTGGGTTAGATGTGATGCTCTGCAATTTAAAGTTACACACTGGTTAAGATTAGTGATAGCTATTAGTGAAATCAGGCCCTAAGTTAGTAATCTTCTTTGTGCAAAGACCGTTTCTTAAGTGTGAGAAACAGGAAAGACttcatgtacagtgtatttgCTATTTAGGCTTTGAACGGTTATTTAATTGAGAGAAAAAACTAGGTTGTTGATAAAAGCATTTTGCAAACTGACCAATTTAGCTTGCCTGAAGTCTCTAAAAGTCAGGACCAGTCTTGCTTTCAAGAGGCAGGGCAGACGGTTCCTTCAACTCAAAGTCAGGACCAGTCTTGCTTTCAAGTGGCAGGGTAGTCGGTTCCTTCAACTCAAAGTCAGGACCAGTCTTGCTTTCAAGTGGCAGGGCAGTCGGTTCCTTCAACTCAAAGTCAGGACCAGTCTTGCTTTCAAGTGGCAGGGCAGACGGTTCCTTCAACTCAAAGTCAGGACCAGTCTTGCTTTCAAGTGGCAGGGCAGTCGGTTCCTTCAAATCAAAGTCAGGACCAGTCTTGCTTTCAAGTGGCAGGGCAGACGGTTCCTTCAACTCAAAGTCAGGACCAGTCTTGCTTTCAAGTGGCAGGGCAGTCGGTTCCTTCAACTCAAAGTCAGGACCGGTCTTGCTTTCAAGTGGCAGTGCAGTCGGTTCCTTCAACTCAAAGTCAGGACCAGTCTTGCTTTCAAGTGGCAGGGCAGTCGGTTCCTTCAACTCAAAGTCAGGACCAGTCTTGCTTTCAAGTGGCAGGGCAGTCGGTTCCTTCAACTCAAAGTCAGGACCAGTCTTGCTTTCAAGTGGCAGGGCAGACGGTTCCTTCAGCTCAAAGTCAGGACCGGTCTTGCTTTCAAGTGGCAGGGCAGTCGGTTCCTTCAGCTCAAAGTCAGGACCAGTCTTGCTTTCAAGAGGCAGGGCAGTCGGTTCCTTCAGCTCAAAGTCAGGACCGGTCTTGCTTTCAAGTGGCAGGGCAGTCGGTTCCTTCAACTCAAAGTCAGGACCAGTCTTGCTTTCAAGAGGCAGGGCAGTCGGTTCCTTCAGCTCAAAGTCAGGACCGGTCTTGCTTTCAAGTGGCAGGGCAGACGGTTCCTTCAGCTCAAAGTCAGGACCAGTCTTGCTTTCAAGTGGCAGGGCAGTCGGTTCCTTCAATTCAAAGTCAGGACCAGTCTTGCTTTCAAGAGGCAGGGCAGTCGGTTCCTTCAGCTCAAAGTCAGGACCGGTCTTGCTTTCAAGTGGCAGGGCAGTCGGTTCCTTCAACTCAAAGTCAGGACCGGTCTTGCTTTCAAGTGGCAGGGCAGTCGGTTCCTTCAACTCAAAGTCAGGGCCAGTCTTGCTTTCAAGAGGCAGGGCAGTCGGTTCCTTCAGCTCAAAGTCAGGACCAGTCTTGCTTTCCAGAGGCAGGGCAGTCGGTTCCTTCAACTCAAAGTCAGGACCAGTCTTGCTTTCAAGTGGCAGGGCAGTCGGTTCCTTCAACTCAAAGTCAGGACCAGTCTTACTTTCAAGAGGCAGTGCAGTCGGTTCCGCCAACAGCCCCTTAATATTAATCTGTCGgacataaaacaaattacaatacaatgtaTTTGTAATTGGTTGAAATGGTTGAGCAATATTGTTGGTGTTTAGGAAACAATAGTTTAGGATTGGAACCAGTATTGTAAGGACAGATTGTTAGTGAAGACTGGTTATTGCATTACtacttttagttgttttttgttagacATCTCGACAGAATTCTTTAATTAAAGTGGACAAAACAAgttaattaaatacaataatCATACATTGGAATCTGAAGGAATTATCGCGGATAACACAAAAATGCTACAATTGTTTAAATTTCCATTGTCATTGTTGTATTGCAGTTAATCTCTATTTAGTCACCATACTTTTCCCCTTCTATTTTGATTACACAAGTATTTGGATATAATTTTCTGAACTTtgcattttcttcaaactaaaGAGGGAAAAAGTACTAAAACTGTCCAGGATGAATAGTGTAATCAACTCAATTTAATCAAAAACACCTAGAAATTGATTTACCATATGGAATAAATCACGATTTGAGGctttcaaaataacttttacAAAGCTATAAAACTTACCGGCTTGGCAGAAGCCAATCCAAGTAGTGCAGTTATCATCAGTGTAAACCGAAACATCATTCTTGCTAAGCAATTCTCTCCCAAAACTTAAAAATTACCCAGATGTGTTTTTTACGCCGAGCTGGCTTTCCCAAGAACCAAATGGATGTGTCAAAGTTGGTAAATTTCACATCCAAGTAGAATAACCAGTGATCAAATGCATGGTAGTCTTTTCTTCAGCCGTTTTATATTATGCATTTTCACATGACACAACTATTCACACATTGGACTCATCACGTGCTATGCTTCGATGTATAAACGGCGTGTAAAGAGTCCTGGTgattaatttggttttaaagATCTACCAGTATAATttccaaaataaattgtttgttttatgttataCAAGGTCCTTTCTTTATAATTACTTATCCATATTGCTGGTAGCTCGCAATAaagataatatttattatttaattgttaatacaaaattaatttattttcgCAGGACATACACTTTTGTCGAATCAATTTAATGATGATGTATAATGGTGGATTATTCCGTCACTTTGACGGATGAGTGTTCAGCAAAAACAAACGTGTTAGCTATTATGCCTAAGGTTGCTGCTCAGGAGGGATGTTATGCCAATTCTTGATTTTTAGATTTTCAAGTTGCAAATAGTTATATGTAAGTGAAGCCACTGTTGGGTGGTGGAATTGAGGCAAACACTTTACAAAAACAATGCTTTTGACAAGTTGATTGTCAATCTAGACTCAGGGGCAGAAGAGCTCTGCACTTAACAAAAATTGCACAAGTACAAATGCAAAtgtcaat
This region of Asterias rubens chromosome 18, eAstRub1.3, whole genome shotgun sequence genomic DNA includes:
- the LOC117302267 gene encoding soluble scavenger receptor cysteine-rich domain-containing protein SSC5D-like, with translation MMFRFTLMITALLGLASAKPINIKGLLAEPTALPLESKTGPDFELKEPTALPLESKTGPDFELKEPTALPLESKTGPDFELKEPTALPLESKTGPDFELKEPTALPLESKTGPDFELKEPTALPLESKTGPDFELKEPTALPLESKTGPDFELKEPTALPLESKTGPDFELKEPSALPLESKTGPDFELKEPTALPLESKTGPDFELKEPTALPLESKTGPDFELKEPTALPLESKTGPDFELKEPTALPLESKTGPDFELKEPSALPLESKTGPDFELKEPTALPLESKTGPDFELKEPTALPLESKTGPDFELKEPTALPLESKTGPDFELKEPTALPLESKTGPDFELKEPSALPLESKTGPDFDLKEPTALPLESKTGPDFELKEPSALPLESKTGPDFELKEPTALPLESKTGPDFELKEPTTLPLESKTGPDFELKEPSALPLESKTGPDF